A window of Cryptomeria japonica chromosome 3, Sugi_1.0, whole genome shotgun sequence contains these coding sequences:
- the LOC131078609 gene encoding F-box/kelch-repeat protein At1g80440, translated as MAKVKYSTMGSLFPCLPDEIGFECLLRVELNSHHNLRCVSKSWNAALKTPRFYQERKRLKISEQRICLLQDTYSICNRVLVYDLQKDSCKSLPPIPLKFYRFSHCYFVKQKLVLITDMVDYYTRACIWLYDFTCSKWRQGAKMPRWRSRFASAADEHRGLIYVAGGYGRLRNPVRSASVYNVEEDKWDLLSDMNTYMEDFTGAFAGGKFYVMGKPTWPTFEVFDSYTRSWKTLENRLNSMHFLSVFGRLHCLSAGGLIEYDYSRDKLHIVGPLPTEDFERLIEFATVVGHKIFLSKWDPIEGEGFYMLTPPSETGGAIKWIAIGRPSGLQDFVICAATQVDL; from the coding sequence ATGGCTAAAGTGAAATATTCTACAATGGGATCTCTGTTTCCTTGTCTTCCAGATGAAATTGGGTTCGAATGCCTGCTGAGGGTGGAGTTGAACTCTCATCACAACCTCAGGTGTGTATCCAAAAGCTGGAACGCCGCACTGAAAACCCCCCGCTTTTATCAAGAaagaaagagattgaagatttcGGAGCAACGGATTTGTTTGTTGCAGGACACATACAGCATTTGCAACAGAGTATTGGTATATGACCTGCAGAAGGACTCGTGCAAAAGTCTACCGCCTATTCCCTTAAAATTTTACCGCTTCTCTCACTGCTATTTCGTGAAACAAAAACTGGTTTTGATCACGGATATGGTTGACTACTATACAAGGGCTTGTATATGGTTGTACGATTTTACTTGTTCCAAATGGCGGCAGGGCGCCAAAATGCCTAGATGGCGGTCTCGATTTGCCTCCGCAGCGGATGAGCACAGGGGACTGATTTATGTGGCTGGAGGGTATGGCAGGTTGCGCAACCCGGTCCGTAGCGCTTCAGTTTACAATGTGGAGGAGGACAAGTGGGATCTTCTCTCCGACATGAACACCTACATGGAGGACTTTACAGGTGCTTTTGCTGGCGGGAAGTTTTATGTAATGGGCAAGCCAACTTGGCCCACTTTTGAGGTTTTTGATTCCTACACGAGAAGTTGGAAAACTCTGGAGAATAGATTGAACAGTATGCATTTCTTAAGTGTATTTGGGCGCTTGCATTGCTTGTCTGCTGGGGGATTGATTGAATATGACTATAGCCGAGATAAGCTGCACATTGTAGGGCCTCTTCCAACGGAGGACTTCGAACGACTTATTGAGTTCGCTACAGTAGTTGGCCATAAAATCTTTTTGAGCAAATGGGATCCCATTGAAGGTGAAGGTTTTTATATGCTTACACCTCCAAGTGAGACGGGAGGAGCAATCAAGTGGATTGCCATTGGGAGACCATCGGGCCTCCAGGATTTTGTTATATGTGCTGCTACCCAAGTGGATCTTTGA